The Dehalogenimonas sp. 4OHTPN genome window below encodes:
- the recA gene encoding recombinase RecA produces the protein MDLEKQRALEAAVGLIEKQFGKGAIMKLSEAASTVAVEVIPTGSLSLDLALGVGGIPRGRVTEIFGPEGSGKTTLAQHIIAQCQRQGGKAFYIDVEHAFDPKYAKTCGINLDELYIAQPDTGEEALDICEKLVRSGGADLVVIDSVAALVPKAELEGDMGDSHVGLQARLMSQALRKLTASIGNTGTAVIFINQLREKVGIVFGNPEVTPGGRALKFYSSVRLDVRRVETLKSGNSAIGTHVKVKVVKNKVAPPFRSAEFDILFDSGISREGNLIDLGVESGVIKKSGAFFSYGDVRLGQGREAVRTFLAAHPETADAVESDVRAAASANASFIDTE, from the coding sequence ATTGACTTAGAGAAGCAAAGAGCACTGGAAGCAGCCGTTGGGCTGATCGAGAAGCAGTTCGGCAAGGGCGCTATCATGAAGCTGTCGGAGGCGGCTTCCACCGTGGCGGTGGAAGTCATCCCCACCGGCTCGCTGTCGCTGGACCTGGCCCTGGGCGTGGGGGGCATTCCCCGCGGCCGGGTGACCGAAATCTTCGGTCCCGAAGGGTCGGGCAAGACGACTCTGGCGCAGCACATCATCGCCCAGTGTCAGAGGCAGGGCGGCAAGGCTTTCTACATCGACGTGGAGCATGCCTTCGACCCCAAGTACGCCAAGACCTGCGGCATCAATCTTGACGAACTCTACATCGCCCAGCCCGACACCGGGGAAGAAGCCCTCGATATCTGCGAAAAGCTGGTCCGCTCCGGCGGCGCCGACCTGGTGGTCATCGATTCGGTGGCCGCCCTGGTACCCAAAGCCGAACTTGAAGGCGATATGGGTGATTCCCACGTCGGCCTGCAGGCCCGGCTGATGAGCCAGGCCCTCAGGAAACTGACCGCCTCAATCGGCAACACCGGAACCGCGGTGATCTTTATCAACCAGCTTCGGGAAAAGGTGGGCATCGTCTTCGGAAATCCGGAAGTCACTCCCGGCGGCCGGGCGCTCAAGTTCTACTCCTCGGTAAGACTGGATGTGCGGCGGGTGGAGACACTGAAGTCCGGCAACTCCGCCATCGGCACCCACGTCAAGGTCAAGGTGGTCAAGAACAAAGTAGCGCCGCCGTTCAGGAGCGCCGAATTCGACATCCTGTTCGATTCCGGCATCTCCCGCGAGGGCAATCTCATCGACCTCGGCGTCGAATCCGGGGTCATTAAAAAATCCGGCGCTTTCTTCTCTTATGGTGATGTTCGCCTGGGGCAGGGACGGGAGGCGGTCAGGACGTTCCTGGCCGCGCACCCGGAGACGGCTGATGCCGTCGAATCGGATGTCCGCGCCGCGGCGAGCGCCAATGCTAGCTTTATCGACACCGAGTAA
- a CDS encoding regulatory protein RecX encodes MPDFRRAGKIVRAEAESAASPGLSPAEACYQAALKLLAYRARSEAEMRQRLSRRGFSETEIEAVMNRLKAAGLVDDGAFARAWSEHRASGSPRSAYMVKRELLSRGVDPETAGNALADADDAGAAYRAALPRLSRLKALPANEGRRKLADFLRRRGFGWAVIETTLSRLEEEGLTSRVDTI; translated from the coding sequence GTGCCAGATTTCCGGCGCGCCGGTAAAATCGTCCGGGCTGAGGCTGAAAGCGCCGCCAGCCCTGGGCTGTCTCCGGCGGAAGCCTGCTACCAGGCGGCTTTGAAGCTTTTAGCGTACCGCGCCCGCAGCGAGGCCGAGATGCGCCAGCGCTTGAGCCGCCGCGGCTTCAGCGAAACGGAAATTGAAGCCGTTATGAACCGCCTCAAAGCCGCCGGCCTGGTTGACGACGGCGCCTTTGCCCGCGCCTGGAGCGAACACCGCGCTTCTGGCAGCCCGCGTTCGGCGTATATGGTAAAGCGGGAATTGCTGTCCCGGGGCGTCGATCCGGAGACCGCCGGGAACGCCCTGGCGGATGCCGATGACGCCGGGGCCGCCTATCGGGCGGCACTGCCGCGGTTGTCCCGCTTGAAAGCGCTCCCGGCTAATGAAGGCCGGCGGAAACTGGCGGATTTCCTGCGGCGGCGCGGCTTCGGCTGGGCGGTCATCGAAACGACGCTGTCCCGGCTTGAAGAAGAAGGCCTGACAAGCAGGGTTGACACTATTTGA
- the rny gene encoding ribonuclease Y, producing the protein MNEFANPLTVLFAFLIGTAAGSVFIYLSRQLVYSRKLRVAQRKAAHTVAEAQTEAKSIVQSAREEAEKMRMANENELRERRTELAKQENRVTQKVETLERKLENLDTRERDLLKKEKSIDEEMEKVEALRGQEQLKLEEVAGLTTQQAKDQLIEMVESEMQVETARRIRQWEQRIKEEADEKARNIIIHAIQRTASDIVAETTVSVVPIPSDEMKGRLIGREGRNIRALEQATGVDLIIDDTPEAVTISSFDPVRREIARLVLSKLVLDGRIHPARIEEVVAKAKEEVDAAIQSAGEQAAYAAGVHGLRPELIKIMGRLKYRTSYGQNVLQHSVEVAQLAGMMAADLGINVNVARRAGFLHDIGKAVDREVEGTHAAIGADLVKQWDKNPDVVRGVAEHHFDQTETSIWGFLVSAADAISSARPGARRESLENYIKRLKALEEIANSFKGVDRSYAIQAGREVRILVKPEEVDDLGSMRLARDIVKKIEEGLEYPGQIKVTVLRETRATDYAR; encoded by the coding sequence ATGAATGAGTTCGCCAATCCACTGACGGTACTATTCGCCTTCCTTATCGGCACGGCCGCCGGTTCCGTTTTCATCTATCTGTCCCGGCAGCTGGTCTACAGCCGCAAGCTGAGAGTCGCCCAGCGCAAGGCGGCGCATACCGTCGCCGAAGCCCAGACCGAGGCTAAAAGCATTGTCCAGTCAGCCCGGGAAGAGGCCGAAAAAATGCGCATGGCCAACGAGAACGAGCTCCGCGAGCGGCGCACCGAACTGGCCAAGCAGGAAAATCGGGTCACCCAGAAAGTGGAAACACTGGAGCGCAAGCTGGAAAACCTGGATACCCGGGAGCGCGACCTGTTGAAGAAAGAGAAGTCCATCGACGAGGAAATGGAGAAGGTCGAGGCTTTGCGCGGCCAGGAGCAGCTCAAGCTGGAAGAGGTGGCCGGCCTGACCACCCAGCAGGCCAAAGACCAGCTCATCGAAATGGTCGAATCCGAAATGCAGGTTGAGACCGCCCGCCGCATCCGGCAATGGGAGCAGCGAATTAAGGAAGAAGCCGACGAAAAAGCCCGCAACATCATTATCCACGCCATCCAGCGCACCGCCTCAGACATCGTCGCCGAGACAACGGTTTCGGTGGTGCCCATCCCCTCGGACGAGATGAAAGGACGCCTGATCGGGCGCGAGGGGCGCAACATCCGCGCCCTGGAGCAGGCCACCGGCGTCGACCTCATCATCGACGATACGCCGGAAGCGGTAACCATCTCCAGCTTCGACCCGGTGCGTCGGGAAATCGCCCGGCTGGTGCTTTCCAAATTGGTCCTGGACGGGCGCATCCACCCGGCGCGCATCGAGGAAGTGGTGGCTAAAGCCAAAGAAGAGGTTGACGCCGCCATCCAGTCGGCCGGCGAACAGGCGGCCTATGCCGCCGGCGTCCACGGCTTACGGCCGGAGCTGATCAAAATCATGGGCCGCCTGAAGTACCGCACCAGCTACGGGCAGAACGTGCTGCAGCATTCCGTCGAAGTCGCTCAGCTGGCCGGAATGATGGCTGCCGACCTGGGCATCAACGTCAACGTCGCCCGCCGCGCCGGCTTCCTGCATGATATCGGCAAGGCCGTTGACCGCGAAGTCGAAGGCACCCACGCCGCCATCGGCGCCGATCTGGTCAAGCAGTGGGACAAGAACCCGGACGTGGTAAGGGGCGTCGCCGAGCACCATTTCGACCAGACGGAGACCTCCATCTGGGGCTTCCTGGTATCCGCCGCCGACGCCATCTCAAGCGCCCGGCCCGGCGCCCGCCGCGAATCGCTGGAAAATTACATTAAACGCCTGAAGGCGCTCGAAGAGATCGCCAACAGCTTCAAGGGCGTCGACCGCTCCTATGCCATCCAGGCCGGCCGCGAGGTCAGGATCCTGGTCAAGCCCGAGGAGGTGGACGACCTGGGCTCGATGCGTCTGGCCCGAGACATAGTGAAGAAGATCGAAGAAGGGCTGGAATACCCCGGCCAGATCAAGGTCACCGTACTCCGCGAAACCCGGGCGACGGACTACGCCAGATAG
- a CDS encoding methylated-DNA--[protein]-cysteine S-methyltransferase produces the protein MKPSSHHRKYGLVETGAGWVGIEVSEKGVKRLTLPANDRQAALAELGVEEKDLTLESGGAGLADRLKHFFMGEPVVFKEGLDLTGATEFQQQVYHAACRIPFGETRSYGELAEEIGKPGAARAVGQALGANPLPILIPCHRVVAKGGGLGGFTGGVETKQKLLDMEKKGKK, from the coding sequence ATGAAACCATCCTCACACCATCGCAAATACGGCCTGGTCGAGACCGGCGCCGGCTGGGTCGGCATCGAGGTCTCTGAAAAAGGCGTCAAGCGGCTGACACTGCCGGCCAACGACCGCCAGGCGGCTCTAGCTGAACTGGGCGTCGAGGAAAAGGACCTGACGCTTGAATCCGGCGGCGCCGGCCTGGCTGACCGGCTGAAGCATTTCTTCATGGGCGAACCGGTGGTGTTCAAGGAAGGCCTGGACCTGACCGGAGCCACCGAGTTCCAGCAGCAGGTCTACCATGCCGCCTGCCGCATCCCCTTCGGCGAGACAAGGAGCTACGGCGAACTGGCCGAGGAGATCGGCAAACCGGGCGCCGCCCGCGCCGTCGGCCAGGCGCTGGGAGCCAACCCGCTGCCTATCCTCATCCCCTGCCACCGGGTCGTCGCCAAGGGCGGCGGGCTGGGCGGCTTCACCGGCGGCGTCGAGACCAAACAGAAGCTGCTGGACATGGAGAAGAAGGGCAAGAAGTAG
- a CDS encoding HPF/RaiA family ribosome-associated protein, whose amino-acid sequence METIITAKNLTLDEAARKQIERKFSKIGRHLPQARELRLDLFEESTKAAKDRFVARGFLDVLGPVMTSECRAANLITAVDQLVGVMERQAQDFKNKNQGFDRESQRFAPAGHPGTRPQPPPAASGVAVDAERVRPEPMTVARAIDSINDTKDDFLLFRNPGGGVSLLLRREEGGLKLIEIETG is encoded by the coding sequence ATGGAAACGATCATCACCGCCAAGAATCTGACCCTTGATGAGGCTGCCCGAAAGCAGATCGAGCGCAAGTTCAGCAAGATCGGCCGGCACCTGCCGCAGGCGCGGGAGCTGCGCCTTGACCTGTTTGAAGAATCCACCAAAGCGGCTAAAGACCGCTTTGTCGCCCGCGGCTTTCTGGATGTGCTGGGGCCGGTCATGACCTCGGAATGCCGGGCCGCCAACCTGATCACCGCCGTTGATCAGCTGGTAGGTGTCATGGAGCGCCAGGCCCAGGATTTCAAGAATAAGAACCAGGGCTTCGACCGGGAGAGCCAGCGCTTCGCCCCGGCCGGGCACCCCGGCACCAGGCCGCAGCCGCCGCCCGCCGCAAGCGGCGTCGCCGTTGACGCCGAGCGCGTCAGGCCGGAGCCGATGACCGTCGCTCGAGCCATTGACAGCATCAACGATACCAAAGACGACTTCCTGCTGTTCCGCAATCCCGGCGGCGGCGTCAGCCTGCTGCTCCGACGCGAAGAAGGCGGCCTGAAACTGATTGAGATCGAAACCGGCTGA
- a CDS encoding ComF family protein — protein MFGRLLGSRDRLLDVFFPRYCLGCGREGAYFCARCRETLPFQAPPFCPACGKSLDHHPDCDLLAPELRELRSVFRFEGPLKKAVHQLKYNNLRDITGVLGAFMADFLKSNSITGDALVPVPLHRSRLRERGYNQSELLALAVHRLTGLPVFVDALKKIRPTPPQADSASVEERRGAVVGAFRCYNTLKGRRVILIDDVATSGATLSACAAAAAAAGAAEVRALTLAREI, from the coding sequence ATGTTCGGCCGTCTTCTGGGCAGCCGCGACCGGCTGCTGGACGTGTTCTTCCCGCGCTACTGCCTAGGCTGCGGCCGGGAAGGCGCCTATTTTTGCGCCCGCTGCCGGGAGACGCTGCCTTTCCAGGCGCCGCCCTTCTGCCCCGCCTGCGGCAAGAGCCTGGACCATCACCCTGACTGTGACCTGCTGGCCCCCGAACTTCGGGAACTGCGGTCGGTCTTCCGGTTCGAAGGACCGCTGAAAAAAGCGGTTCACCAGCTCAAGTACAACAACCTCCGGGACATCACCGGAGTGCTCGGCGCCTTCATGGCTGATTTCCTCAAGTCCAATTCAATAACCGGCGACGCCCTGGTGCCGGTGCCGCTGCACCGGTCTCGCCTCCGGGAGCGCGGCTACAACCAGTCCGAGCTGCTGGCCTTGGCCGTCCACCGCCTGACCGGCCTGCCGGTGTTTGTCGACGCTTTAAAGAAGATCCGCCCCACGCCGCCGCAGGCTGACAGCGCCTCCGTTGAAGAGCGCCGCGGTGCGGTGGTTGGCGCCTTCCGGTGTTATAATACGCTCAAAGGCCGCCGTGTCATCCTGATTGACGACGTGGCGACTTCGGGTGCGACCCTCTCCGCCTGCGCCGCGGCTGCCGCCGCCGCCGGTGCCGCCGAGGTGAGGGCATTGACCCTGGCCCGGGAAATTTAA
- a CDS encoding muconolactone Delta-isomerase family protein has protein sequence MKYLVTGHQVIPGAGHSDQVNYLRAAKAWVKRHQDDGVLEAAFSFSDGGGMFIMNAASHADLMRLMLTFPLAPMTQWQVKPLMDFEESSDIIIETLKPFS, from the coding sequence ATGAAATATCTCGTCACCGGCCACCAGGTCATCCCCGGCGCCGGCCACTCGGATCAGGTCAATTATCTCCGCGCCGCCAAAGCCTGGGTCAAACGCCACCAGGATGACGGCGTTCTGGAAGCCGCCTTCAGCTTCTCCGACGGCGGCGGTATGTTCATCATGAACGCGGCAAGTCATGCTGACCTGATGCGCCTTATGCTGACCTTTCCCCTGGCTCCGATGACCCAATGGCAGGTCAAGCCGCTGATGGACTTCGAGGAATCCTCGGACATCATCATCGAGACGCTTAAGCCGTTCTCCTAG